caggagctggtcactgctgtggagaaaggagacgaggcaggggtgagATTGGCACTCGAGAGGGGTGCCAGGGCCGAGGTCACTGTCCCCATTAATGATAGGGTGTCAGGGAGTCTGCTAACTCTGGCTGCCAGCGAGGGCCACGACCACCTACTGCCTCACTTACTGCAGGCGGGGTTAAGCATAGAAGGTTGGGGCACCACTGACGCGACACCGCTGATGCTGGCTGCCTTGTTTGGCCACAACCAGACAGTAAAGGCACTGTTGGACCTCGGCAGTAACCCTCTGGCCACGTATGGTGaaggtgaggctgtgctggtggaggtggtggtagtgatggtggtggtggtggtggtaattgtagatgtagatgtgatttttttctactatttctaccactgctactactaatattactatgaTTACAGtaactaatactgctactgctcctactacttATATTACTACTCTTACTGCTATttctattactcctactactaatactactaatgctacttctacttctattactactgctactgctactactacttttagtATAATAAacattgatataaaaaaagataattattatcataataataataataataataataataataataataataataataataataataataataataaaaataataataataaaataataataataataataataataataataataataataataataataataataagaagaagaagaagaaaaataataaaagaaagaaacagacaaagatgaaaaagaaaaagaggaagaagaagaagaaaaagaaaaagaaaaaagaacaacaataacaacaacaacaacaacaacaagaacaacaagaacaacaacaacaacaacaaaaacaacaacaacaacaacaacaacaacaacgacaacaacgacaacatcaacaacaacaacaacaacaacatcaacaacaacaacaacaacagcagcagcagcagcagaaggaaaaaaagaaaaaagagaaagaagagaagaagaggaagaaaaagaagagaagaagaagaggaagaaaagaaaaggaagaagaagaagaaggaaaagaagaaggagaagaagaagaagaagaagaagaagaaagaagaaaaatgaacataaaaattttaataataagaagaaggagggtaagaaggagaagaacaagaacaagaacaagaacaaaaacaaaaacaaaaacaagaacaagaagaacaagaagaagaagaaaaggaagaaaagaagattctGCTACTGCTTCTCGTCCTACTCCATTTACTCCTCCTTTACcccatcctcattttcttcctcttacttaaGATCccttttaccctcctcctcctcctcctcctcctcctcctcctcctccttctcctcctcctcctcctcctcctcctccttctccccctcccccttcttctccacctttttcccctccaccttctcctttatcttctcttcctcctcattttccccatcttcaccttccttcttatACTCCAACTCCATTTTACCctaattatcttcctcctcctcctcttccttgtcctcctcctcctcctcctcctcctcctcttcctcctcctccagccagtCACCTGGCTGGCCTCCTCCCGTGTGGACGTGCTCTGTGACCTCTGTTCTGGCCTGAGTTTACGTGGACCTAAGCTGATATCCGTATCGTTAAGTGTTGTCGTTAATTTTACTCTGTGTTGTTTTCTGTACTTTTGAAAATTACTTCCGCTGTCTAGATATCTAGACTCCTAGAGTAACAGAACACACAACCTTACACACATCCACCAGTGCTACACACATCCGTTACAGAAACCGCTAACCAGATAGGtttatctgtttttccttcctgttcatcTGTTATCAATAATTGCTTGTTTCTTAACCCATTTAATTTTTCAGTATTGTTTCTCGCCTCGATTTTCCAGTAAGTCTCCTTATATGCGTGTGTAGCCATAAGTTTTTCAACAATCACCAATACTTTCTCGTTGCTGACTGGAAATTCCCAGGGGAACAGCATCGCCCCGCTGACCCAGGTACCTATGACCTGACTTAACCCTTAATTCTGCGGCATACTCGACCCTTTTTCTACCTGCATTAATCACTAGATTACTCGCGTATTTCAGATCAATTCACAGTTTTTCAgtgtctttgtttttgtatcGTTTTGCTTTTGGTTTTCATAATGCCAAAGGCTACCATCCCTTCGTTCTTGAGCAAAATTCTCAACTTTTTATTTTGTAACTCACAGGCAAATGCATTGGCTGAAGTCATGGAACTGAAGGATGAAGTAGCATGTCTGAAAGACAAACTAGGTCAGGAAATTAGTGCAGGTTGGTAAAGCCGTCAAAGTCACTAATGTACATCAGGAAGAGAGCAGTGTGCATGATTCAGGAGATACAAATAACGGCTTTCAGACTGTTAGAAATGGTAGAAAGGCCAATGCTCATACTATAGACAGCGTCACTGTAACATTACAAAATAGGTTTGCTGCGTTGCAACAGGAGACCGAACCTGAATCGGATGTAATTCTGGTTGGGGATAGTCTTGTTAGTGGCCAGAGTAACGAGTTTTGTCGAGGCAAGCCTACATTAGACAATAACATCTTAGATATCGTCTTAGCCTCTGACACTGATCTAATAAATACTTGTGAAGTGGGTGAGGTCTTGGCAAACAGCGATCATAAAATTATACGATGTAGTATTAATTGTGAGGTAAATATGACAGAAAATGCGCTTTTAGTTCCAAATTATAATAAAGGCAACACACGAGGGCTTAAATTTGAATTACAAAGAATATATTGGCAAATAGTCTTCGCGAATAAAGACATAGAACAGATGTGCTCAGCCTTCACTGACACTCTTCTCCAAACAGAAAGTAAATGGATTCCTCAAGTAAGAAAACGGATCAATAGCACAAAAAATCCTCAATGGATGACGAACACCATAAAACACATCGTCGCCAGGAAAAAGAGCCTATATGCTAAATATAAGCAAACTAAATCTGATAACGATTACAGGTGTTACATTGTCATCAAACgatgttctgagagagagataaggaagtcTAAACGCAACCTTGAAATATACATATCAAAGCAAGCGAAAACAAATCCTAGAAAGTCTTTTTCAATACATTCGTAGTAAAAAAactgtcaaagaaaaaaattggccccataaatgataataataacgtaCTTGTTAGTGACTGCAGTGATATGGCAACAATTCTAAATAACTTTTTTAACAGTGTGTTTATCACAGAAGACATTTCGTCCTTGCCAACTGCGATCAGTATGTTTAGAGGGTCCGAAAACGAAAAGCTAATAATAGGTGAAATAAGCGAAGACGATATAGCCAAGTACCTGCGTAACCTACACCCCAATAAAAGCACAGGTGCTGATAGATTATCAACCAGGCTATTAAGAGAAAGCCAAGAAAAACTTGTGTTATCCCTGAAATTGCTCTTCAATAGATCGTTGCAGGAAGGAATCGTACCGACTCACTGGAAATGCACAAATGTCACACCGATATTCAAGAAAAGTAGCAAAAGCGAAGCTggtaactacagacctatcagtTTCACCTCGGTAGTTATGAAAATTTTagaaaaaatacgaagagaCAAAATCACTTCCTTCCTTGGCAACCACAAACTGATATTAGACACTTAGCATGGATTCCGGAACAATAGATCATGTTTAACTAATCTCTTAGAATTTTTTAATTACATATTCTCTAATTATGATGAACGAGCTCCATCTGACATAATCTATCTAGACTTCAAGAAAGCGTTTGATAccgtgccacacacacacctcctaaTTAAACTGAAAGCTCACGGAATGGGAGAGCAGTTGTGTGGTTGGATTGAAAGTTGGCTaacaaatagaaaacaacaaataGTTATGGAGAAGCTTCCGACTGGCTTCAAGTTAGGAGTGGTGTTCCCAAGGGTTCAGTTTTAggtctgttactttttttttatgtatataaatGACTTAGACTGCGGCATTGTGTCAAGAATATCCAAGTTCGCCGACGACACTAAACTAAGTGATAAAGTACTTACAAGAGACGACTGTGATGTCATCCAGCAAGATTTACATAACCTTAGTAGCTGGAGCGACAAATGGCTTTTAAATTTTAATGGGGATCAATGCAAAGTAATGGAAATCGGTcaaaacaatgtaaaatataatCATAAATTACATGGACAAAGCTTAACCAAAGTTACTGAAGAGAAGGACCTGGGGATATTAGTAACAAATGACTTGAAATGTGCAATTCAGTGTTCGGCCGCGAGTCGTAAAGTAAACACTGTCTTGGGATTTATTGCgcgtaatttttattttaaaacACCTGAAGTCATAGCGCGTCTATATACGTCATTAGTGAGACCGCATTTGGAATATGCGGTTCAGTTGTGGTCTCCATGCTATCAGAAAGACATTAAGAAATTGGAGAGCGTGCAAAGACAAGCATCCAAACTAATCCCAGGAATACGTGGTCTGTCTTACGATGAGAGTCTAAAAAGATTAAATATGTTTTCCCTTAGAGATCGTCGCATCCGAGAAGACCTCATCCAAACGTTCAAAATACTTAACAATATAGATAAGATAGATTACAAAAATCTCTTTGAGCTGTCGCAATCAGTAATAAGAAATAACGGCTTGAAACTTAAAGGGCGGTGATGTAATACTGATTTGCGAAAAAACTTTTTAACGTGAGAGTAGTTGAACGTTGGAACAAGTTACCAGCGTCTGTAGTGCAAGTTAATACGGTGGCTACCTTCAAAAGTAAATTAGATaagttttataaagaaaaatagcttccgatatttttcttttttttctttagcgaTAGCAGTGGTTACGCtagatctcttctttttcccatctTTAGTATATAAATTTCCCCGATTGCTCCTCTCAGCAATCGGGGTGaaattttcgttttatttcttgcCGGGTAACGCCGTAGGGAgtggtaggtggggaggagcttCTCCTGTTCTATCCTTGCCTCCTGCTAAGTATATAGCTTTTTACAAATGTAGTATAGTGAACGAGTGACCTCGTCATAGATCGCAAGGCCTCCTGTCACTCGTCTTCCCtatgtattcctatgtattcctatgtGTTGGCGCCAGGGGTTTGAATGATGTTGACGCCAGGGGTTTTAACTTGGTTCACTCGGTTTGTGAGGAAGAATTGGATTACCAAGATTATTTGTATTGAGACTTTAAAGGgtgttgatatttgatttatcattatatatgaatttacattaatttgggTATAAATTATATGTTTGTTCATAGGTCGGTGCACAAATAAGGTGTGCCTGACACATCATTGTTGCCTGCGGGTTTGCCACGTCGGCAGGAGAAACAGATGTTTGGGTTCACCGCTGTTAGTAAACTCAGTACACCAGGAGACTCCAGCTGTTTGATAGCCCCAATGTGATGCTCCACCTCGCCAGTTATTTTCACTCGTTTCTCCTCCTATGGGACTTGTGTGGGAGGAACACTAtgtattccccctcctcctccttctcctcctactcctctccctcctcctccccttccttatctatctcctctatctcctacttctccttttctttctcttcttactccttttccccatccttattttcctcctcctactgtaacttcattttaccctaattctcctcctcctcatcctccttttcctcctcctcctcctcctcctcctcctcctcctcctcctcctcctcctcctcctgttcctccttctccacctcctccttctttcccttttactttttcccaacctcatcttcctcctcttactgcaGCTCCATTTTActctaattctcctcctcctccctctcctcctccttttcttcttcctacttctacttttcctccatttcctccttctcatcttccttctcttcctcctcccatcatcaccttcttcctcctaattCAGCCCCATTTTaccataattttcctcctcctcctcttcctcctcatcctccttctccggTATGCGTTGTTTTAAAtagtaaattttcaaactggcgagaagttttaagtggtgtaccacagggatctgtgctcggccctgttcttttccttatttacgttaatgatatcgatgagggcctcacctgcaaagtatttaagttcgctgatgatacataaataatgaataaagtagtcacgtcagaggataaaaacattacaatctgatctcgaccacttagccacttggtcagacaagtggcagatgagcttcaatgtagaaaaatctaaagtgttgcacattggcagtaataacgatcacactgattacgtaatgaacggtaccgagcttctcaaggttaatgaggaaaaggacttgggcgttataattacctcagacctcaagtcaagtaaacactgctcggaagtagttaaaacagcaaatagaTAGGTTGGGTTTATtagtaggactttcgaattcaaatcagaagggttAATtatcacattgtttaatacacttgtccgacctctacttgagtactgcgtccagttctggtcaccccattacaggaaagatatagacaagctggagagagtctaaagaagagttaccaagttgatcccacgactgcagAACAAGCcgtatgaggagcgcttgagggaactcaacttgtttagtttagagaaacggcgaatgcgaggtgacttaattgaactGTTTAAATGTgccggggctttgataacgtaaatataaacaactatctcatcattgacagttccaacaccactagaaataatggttacaagattataagtgagcgtttcagatcagacgaagctaagtattatttcttcaatagaattgtaaatgtctggaactctctcccagcacatattctcgatagtaatacaatagaaacttttaaacaaaggttggacaatcacctcgcagcaacccctcagaTAACGTACTCTGCgcctacataatttttttttctttttttttttactgttgtgaattgtataatttctttcatcctttcctatcacagcttagccattccttctccctatgctctcttgttttccttccttgaccccaagtgtcctccagcctctaactcttagaatctgtagtggtagtggtagaatagacacacagacagcctcgttaggtcCAGTAGggttgttgctgtttgttctttcctttgtattcctttgtagattcttctcttcctcctcctcctcctcctcctcctccttctccacatcctccctctcattttccttctctttctcctcctttttttctatcctcatcttcctcctcttacaccaGCTCCATTTTACTCTAAttctcgtccacctcctcctctttctaatccttttccttcctcctcctcgtcctcatccacccactccatctcatcttccttttcttcctcctccttttccccttcctcatctttctcctcccataAGGCTCTATTTTActctaattttcctcctcctcctcctcatcatcatcattatcatcatcaccatcttcctcctcctcctcctcctcctcctcctcctcctcctcctccttctcctcctcctcctccttatcatcatcatcatcatcatcatcatcatcatcatcctccttctcctcttcctcctcctcctcctcctcctcctcctcctcctcctcctcctcttcctcttcctcttcctcttcctctttctcattttccttttcttcctcctcattttcccatcttcatcttcctccttctactcaaGCTCCATTTTAccctaattttcctcctcctccttcacctcctactcctccttttcctcatcctcctcctccatctcttcctcttgctccaccttctcgtcttccttctctttctcctcctattccccatcatcatttccctcctcttattccaacatcattttaccttaattctcctcctcctcttcctcatcctcctccttctccttctcctcttcctcctcctcctcctcctcctcctcctcctctacctcctccttctcatcttactgctctttctcctcctttttcccatcctcatcttcctccctttacttctcctctttctcctcctcctcttctctctcctccttctcctcctccttcaccaccttttttctcttctacattctcttcctcctccttttccccatcctcatcttcctcctacgCCAGCTTCATTTTACCctaattctctttctcctcctcctcctcctcctcctcctcctcctcctcctcctcatcatcatcatcatcatcatcctcatccttatcTTTCAATaccacctctttctttttctccttttccttcacttcctccttcttttcccaatcatactcttcctcctcctactccagtTCCATTTTATCttaattctccttctcctactcttactcctccttctcctcttccttggccttctcctcctcttcctatgccacttccttcatctcccccttctccttttcttcttctttttctcctcctcctcctccacctcctccttcttcttttcctcttcttcctcttgaggaggagaaggaggaaggtgaagaggagaaaggaaaagaagaggaggaggagggggaatgggagaaggagggggaggaagaggaggaggaggaggaggaggaggaggtgtaagagaaggaaggaagaaggagctAAAGAGGACTTAGTCAAAATATTTAATTATGAAGCTAGAGCGTGACACGGTGGTTGAAACTAACAAATATGtagatagaaataataataataataataataataataataataataataataataataataataataataatattaataataataataataacagtaataataataacaataataataataattataataataataataataataataataataataataataataatgataaagtcttatctcctctctctctctctctctctctctctctctctctctctctctctctctctctcacacacacacacacacacacacacacacacacacacacacacacacacacacacacacacacacacacacacacacacacacacacatacaaacacacacacagggtggaCAGCCCTCCACTTTGCTGCAAGGTCgggccaccagcagtgtgtggcggcaCTCATCCCCGTCActcctcccactcccgcacacctCCAGGCAAACACCCCGGTACACACCGCCAGTTATGAAggccacgtggaggtactggagcagctggcaggtgctggctggTCCCTCACCGCAAGGAATAGTGATGGCGACACACCCATGCACCGTGCTGCGGCAGGGGGCAGCGTGACATGTCTGCAATGGCTGGTGCAGCGAGGAGGTGACCCGAGCGTGCAAAATAATGCAGGACACACCCCGCTTGACCAGGTACgcagtggggaggggaaggagggtgcACGTATGTAATCTATCCTACAATTTAGTTTAAATTTAACTGGTAGAGATACCAAAGCAATATGCGATTGGATGAccagatttattattatttcatatttttagtagtagaagtagtagtaatagtagcaaaaGTAATCCTAAAAAAAGTAGTGGTATTTGTATAATTaactattatcattgttttcacttcctaaataaataattataaaaaaattataatcattatttttcactttcattttcttgttatatttttctataattttaatTATCAGTATCATCATATATATCTttaatgtctttctttcttattatcaccgtccttttatcatcatcatcatcatcttcttcattattatcatcattattatattattattattattattattattactagtaatagtactattactagtagtaatagtagtagtagtagtagtagcagtagtagcagtagtagtagtagtagtagtagtagtagtagtagtagtagtagtagtagtagtagtagcagtagttgtagtggtaggtatgttttttttttttcatattgatcatcattaccattaacaggtgtttttgttttttcctagtATTATTGTGATAActagtttcattattattattattattattgttattattattattattattattattactattattattattattattattattattattattattattattattattattattattatcatcagtattattattattattgttattattatcattattattattttatttatttatttatttatttattttttctttatgtaaaagGGACACTCGCCTAGGGCAAGAAAAATCTAATaagaaaaagcccactgagatgccattcccagaaaGGGGtgcaaagcggtagtcaaaaattgaaggataagtgtcttgaaacctccttcttgaaggaattcaagtcataggaaggtggaaatacagaagaaggcagggagttccagagtttaccagagaaagggatgaatgattgagaataatggttaactcttgcattaaagaggtggacagaataggggtgagagaaagaagaaagtcttgtgcagcgaggccgcgggaggaggggaggcatgcagttagcaagatcagaagagtagttagcatgaaaatagcggtagaagacatttagagatgcaacattgcggcgatgagagagagactgaagacagtctgttagaggagaggagttgatgagacgaaaagctttttcattccaccttgtctagaagtttatgagtggaatccccccagacatgtgaaatatactccatATATGTGCAGATAAGtaccttgtacagagttagctgctTGGGGGGTGACAAAAACTGACGTAAGCTTCTCAGAACGctaaacttcatagaagctgttttagctagggaagagaagtgaagtttccagttcagattaaaaataaaggacagaccgaggatgttaagtgtagaagagggggataatTGAGcatcattgaaaaagaggggatagttgcctggaaggttgtgtcgagttgatagatggaggaattgagtttttgaagcattgaacaataccaagtttgctctgccccaatcagaaattttagaaagatcagaagacagGCGTTCTCCGGCTTCCTGCGTGAGATGTTttcttcctgaaaggttggacgtccacgaaaagacgtggaaaagtgcagccGTACGAgggtactttggaaatcaaagcttgatgccagtctctatcaaaagcttttcatatgtccaaggcaacagcaaaagtttcaccaaaatctctaaaagagaatgaccaagactcagtaaggaaagccagaagatcacttgtagaacggccttgaaggaacccatactggcgatcagataaaaggttgtaaagtgatagatgtttaagaatcttcctcttgaggataAATTCGAAAACTTTATATATGTAGGAAATTAAAAcagtaggacggtagtttgaggaattagaacggtcaccctttttaggaattgGCTGActgtaggcaaacttcaagcaaaaaggaaaggtagatgttgatggacagagatgaaagagtctaactaggcaaggtgaaagcatgaaggcacagtttcagagaacaataggagggaccccatcaggtgcataagccttccgagggtttaggccagtgagagcatgaaaaacatcgttgcaaagaattttaatcctaaggatcctaaggagggattggagcgatagaacaagatacagatatgagattttgataggaggagcccaaaggaaaagagagggtgacagcatgagcagaaggattagaggtcaggaaaaggtcaagaatgttgggggtatctccaagacgagtagggtgttgcaccaattgctctagatcgtggaggatagcaaagttgaaggctagttcataaggatggtcagtgaagggagaggaaagccaaagctggtgatgagcattgaagtctccaaaaatggagatctctgcaaaagggaagagagtcagaaggtgctccactttggaagttaagtagtcaaagaatttcttatagtctgaggagttaggtgagaagtatacagcacaaataaatttagtttgagagtgactctgtagtcgtagccagatggtggaaaactcggaagattcaagagcgtgggcacgagaggaagttaagtcattgcgcacataagcGCAACATCAAGccttggataaaaaatgaggatagagaaagtaggagggaacagaaaaggggctactgtcagttgcctcagacacctgagtatcagtgaggaaaagaagatgaagtttagaagaggagaggtgatgttctaaagattgaaaattaaatcttagaatgcgaatgttgcagaagttaacgaagaaaaaagttgaggggggtgttaaGGCACTTAGGCTCGTCgccagaagggcagtccgacctggggacatttgtggtcccttccccaggtggggactccgaggttggtgtaggagtcgccatgataactttgaaattttgaatgaagtatgtgtgtgttattaggtgcttgtagtttggTGTGGAAGTAGAGAGTTGCCTTTACGGGCAACTctttgtgagacacaaagggaaacgttcagtgaagtcatagctaggtttaatgataagttcacaacaccctctgatccagtgccttagacctcactggggggTATAaagcactattattattattattattattattattattattattattattattattattattattattattattattattattattgttattattattatcattattattattacaattattattactcttactgttattattgttatcattattattattattattattattattattattattattattattattattattattattattattattattattattattattatcattattatcattattatcatcattataagagagagagagagagagagagagagagagagagagagagagagagagagagagagagagagagagagagagag
This window of the Scylla paramamosain isolate STU-SP2022 chromosome 49, ASM3559412v1, whole genome shotgun sequence genome carries:
- the LOC135095493 gene encoding uncharacterized protein LOC135095493, whose protein sequence is MVKRVPTKTQEGQPHSSLLQVNLWSHTGEDSLPRELVTAVEKGDEAGVRLALERGARAEVTVPINDRVSGSLLTLAASEGHDHLLPHLLQAGLSIEGWGTTDATPLMLAALFGHNQTVKALLDLGSNPLATYGEGEAVLVEVVVVMVVVVVVIVDVDTVRNGRKANAHTIDSVTVTLQNRFAALQQETEPESDVILVGDSLVSGQSNEFCRGKPTLDNNILDIVLASDTDLINTCEVDCGIVSRISKFADDTKLSDKVLTRDDCDVIQQDLHNLSSWSDKWLLNFNGDQCKKDIKKLESVQRQASKLIPGIRGLSYDESLKRLNMFSLRDRRIREDLIQTFKILNNIDKIDYKNLFELSQSANTPVHTASYEGHVEVLEQLAGAGWSLTARNSDGDTPMHRAAAGGSVTCLQWLVQRGGDPSVQNNAGHTPLDQVRSGEGKEGARM